A region of Flavobacterium album DNA encodes the following proteins:
- a CDS encoding L-threonine 3-dehydrogenase — translation MAKILIIGACGQIGTELTAKLRSIYGTDEVVASDVRKGDPAFVASGPFEVVNALDFNQVQSIIEKHKVEDVYLMAALLSATAEKNPAFAWDLNMNSLFHVLNIAKEGKIKKIFWPSSIAVFGPTTPKQNTPQYTVMEPSTVYGISKQSGERWCEYYHNIYGVDVRSIRYPGLISWSTLPGGGTTDYAVDIYHKALSDGKYTCFLSEETRLPMMYMDDAIRATVEIMQAPAENIKIRSAYNLSAMDFTPEEIANAIKKHIPDFTIDYAPDFRQKIADSWPQSIDDSSARQDWGWKHNFDLDAMTADMLEHLAAKAE, via the coding sequence GCCTGCGGGCAGATAGGCACGGAACTAACAGCAAAACTACGAAGCATATACGGCACAGATGAAGTCGTGGCTTCGGATGTCAGGAAAGGCGACCCTGCATTTGTAGCTTCCGGCCCGTTTGAAGTAGTGAATGCCCTCGACTTTAACCAGGTGCAGTCCATAATTGAAAAACACAAGGTTGAAGATGTGTACCTTATGGCGGCGCTGCTTTCGGCGACTGCAGAAAAGAACCCTGCCTTTGCGTGGGACCTTAATATGAACTCGCTTTTCCATGTGCTGAATATTGCTAAAGAGGGGAAGATCAAAAAGATATTCTGGCCTTCGAGCATTGCCGTGTTCGGGCCAACTACACCTAAGCAGAACACCCCTCAGTATACTGTGATGGAACCTTCTACGGTTTACGGCATTTCCAAGCAGTCCGGCGAGCGCTGGTGCGAATACTACCATAATATTTATGGGGTAGATGTGCGCAGCATCCGTTATCCCGGCCTTATCAGCTGGTCTACACTGCCGGGCGGCGGTACGACCGATTATGCCGTTGATATTTACCACAAGGCATTAAGCGACGGCAAATACACCTGCTTTCTTAGCGAAGAAACCCGCCTGCCAATGATGTATATGGACGATGCCATCCGTGCTACTGTAGAGATCATGCAGGCACCTGCCGAAAATATAAAGATACGATCGGCTTATAACCTTTCGGCAATGGACTTTACTCCTGAAGAGATTGCCAATGCCATCAAAAAGCACATCCCGGATTTCACCATTGATTATGCACCTGATTTCCGCCAAAAGATAGCCGACAGCTGGCCGCAAAGCATTGACGACAGCAGTGCCAGGCAGGACTGGGGCTGGAAGCACAATTTCGACCTGGATGCCATGACGGCGGATATGCTGGAGCATCTTGCTGCAAAGGCGGAATAG